In Hydractinia symbiolongicarpus strain clone_291-10 chromosome 4, HSymV2.1, whole genome shotgun sequence, the following proteins share a genomic window:
- the LOC130642168 gene encoding uncharacterized protein LOC130642168, whose translation MILVRIRCGLLLEDMAVRFNMSTSHISRILITWTDFLHSQFRMLPIWASKETVQNRMPKCFQKSYPNTRVILDCTEVFVEMPTSYRTQSSTFSNYKHHNTAKGLVGIAPDGSVTFVSDLYGGRFSDKRITKDSGIYDLLEPGDSVMADRGFELEEDLPDGVTLNIPPFLDGKPQLSLLEENETRRIASVRVHVERAIERIKNYRILQTVFKLSMAAELNKIWVICCYLVNFLPQLVPDVNTND comes from the coding sequence aTGATACTGGTTCGAATTCGATGTGGACTTTTGTTAGAAGATATGGCTGTTCGATTTAATATGTCGACAAGTCACATAAgcagaatattgattacatggacagattttttacattcacaatTCCGTATGCTTCCAATATGGGCTTCAAAAGAAACAGTACAAAATAGAATgccgaaatgttttcaaaaaagttacccaaataCCCGTGTCATATTAGATTGTACAGAAGTATTTGTGGAAATGCCTACGTCATATCGCACACAGTCCAGTACCTTTTCAAATTACAAACACCATAATACAGCAAAAGGATTAGTCGGAATAGCTCCTGATGGATCAGTGACATTTGTCTCTGATTTGTATGGTGGACGCTTTTCGGATAAACGAATAACAAAAGATAGTGGTATATACGATTTGCTAGAGCCTGGGGATTCTGTGATGGCTGATAGAGGATTTGAGCTCGAGGAAGATTTACCTGATGGAGTAACATTAAATATTCCACCATTTTTAGATGGAAAACCTCAGCTAAGTTTATTAGAGGAAAACGAAACTAGAAGAATAGCATCTGTACGTGTACATGTCGAACGAGCAATCGAACGTATAAAAAATTACCGAATTTTACAAACAGTTTTCAAACTATCAATGGCTGCTGAACTCAATAAGATATGggttatttgttgttatttagttaattttttaccacagttGGTACCAGATGTAAATACGAAtgactaa